A window of the Candidatus Krumholzibacteriia bacterium genome harbors these coding sequences:
- a CDS encoding PorV/PorQ family protein translates to MHRSHTHPILTILTLAALVFAATPPVRAADDAGAPGGFLRYGSSARALGLGNAVTALADDAASSYWNPAGYASLRTMEFTAMGATLFEDTQYSFLTLGLPTEGYGSFALTGAFLRSGGFERSTLYEDLGETFDETAGAFGLSYARGSGRLSYGVHLKSVTHSLAGASGGGFGADVGVYLRPHRTISLGFAVQNAVRPEVTLDEQPESWARTFRAGTALHLLRNRFVVSTEVVKTDDMEADLKAGIEAWAVRNFALRGGFDAAREQGSFGAAFRWQSWQFDYGYLTHDLGATHVLSATFRFGVPYGVKMKRDRARFSPSGDKRDVTFDIDTAVRGEVEAWTLEIRNERDEVVRRLRGNGSPPEGITWEGADEDGRLVPDGRYTARITVLDDMTQEWDFDVGVDVLGFRDRTRSPIRVEISGSEAAERSPQRRKEDR, encoded by the coding sequence ATGCACCGCAGCCATACGCACCCGATCCTCACCATCCTGACGCTGGCGGCCCTCGTGTTCGCGGCGACGCCGCCGGTCCGCGCGGCCGACGACGCCGGCGCGCCCGGCGGCTTCCTGCGCTACGGCAGCAGTGCTCGCGCGCTCGGACTGGGCAACGCGGTCACCGCGCTGGCCGACGATGCGGCGTCCAGCTACTGGAACCCGGCCGGCTACGCGAGCCTGCGCACCATGGAGTTCACGGCCATGGGCGCCACGTTGTTCGAGGACACGCAGTACAGTTTCCTGACGCTCGGCCTCCCCACCGAGGGATACGGCAGCTTCGCGCTGACGGGCGCCTTCCTCCGCAGCGGCGGCTTCGAGAGGTCGACGCTGTACGAGGACCTGGGCGAGACCTTCGACGAGACGGCGGGCGCCTTCGGCCTGTCCTACGCCCGGGGCAGCGGTCGTCTGTCCTACGGCGTGCACCTGAAGTCGGTCACGCACTCACTCGCCGGCGCATCGGGCGGAGGCTTCGGCGCCGACGTCGGCGTGTACCTGCGCCCTCATCGCACCATCAGTCTGGGCTTCGCGGTCCAGAACGCCGTGCGGCCCGAGGTCACCCTCGACGAGCAGCCCGAGTCCTGGGCGCGCACCTTCCGGGCGGGGACGGCACTCCATCTGCTGCGCAACCGCTTCGTCGTGAGCACCGAGGTCGTCAAGACCGACGACATGGAAGCCGATCTGAAGGCCGGGATCGAGGCCTGGGCCGTGCGCAACTTCGCGCTCCGCGGAGGCTTCGACGCGGCGCGGGAACAGGGATCCTTCGGTGCCGCTTTCCGTTGGCAGAGCTGGCAGTTCGACTACGGCTACCTGACCCACGACCTCGGCGCGACGCACGTGCTCAGCGCCACCTTCCGCTTCGGCGTTCCCTACGGCGTCAAGATGAAGCGCGATCGGGCACGTTTCAGCCCCAGTGGCGACAAGCGCGACGTGACCTTCGACATCGACACCGCGGTGCGGGGCGAGGTCGAGGCCTGGACGCTCGAGATCCGCAACGAGCGCGACGAGGTCGTCCGTCGCCTGCGGGGCAACGGGAGCCCGCCCGAGGGCATCACCTGGGAGGGTGCCGACGAGGACGGCCGACTCGTGCCCGACGGCCGCTACACCGCCCGGATCACCGTTCTCGACGACATGACCCAGGAGTGGGACTTCGACGTGGGCGTCGACGTCCTCGGCTTCCGCGACCGCACCCGCTCGCCGATCCGCGTGGAGATCAGCGGCAGCGAGGCCGCCGAACGCTCGCCCCAGCGGCGAAAGGAAGATCGATGA
- a CDS encoding tetratricopeptide repeat protein has protein sequence MNRAALVFTFLLTVLLPVVAVADTEQRVPSEDGLWESAGEAFATGKDKSAAMAQYRLFVDTYGKSDRAARAQYMLGECYFAAGDFEGALREYRKVEDRRGRDDVMKAAVLLRTAECHFNLGRFDDAITSYQMLLDDYEDSFLVGEALYESGLAYIADGNWLKLEAAYRELLETRPGYEQRPQVKFALGLFAYHDGDFDRALEYFSGVPSDRGRLYWGRTLEEMGQYILAIQRYRQVLREHPESPLVDDAAFSIAEAFYRSGQNSVAVRSYRGFIEDHPDSPFVPNARYKLACVTYRSGEYDESIRQLEEVARAFPDDLVSAYSRYLIGDCHMQLGRSAEAIFSWTDVVKRFGQTKVASAAMHKIVYAYAEDENFGQATILADEFLRRFPGDPLAARVRVLQGFAHLELGDRKSAIRSFQNVLDKHVNTDVAERALFLSALAYQQGSQPDRLITNYKFIAQKLLPTPSHWRARTYYLLGEAYYEQGLYRDSAQMYRLVLSGYPKSNVAASSLQGLVASYSQIGEYDLALEEQERFLRALANADTEQGTNALAVGSIHFNRREYEDALREYQEFLERNPDAPEAEVALANAADCYYRLQYYEQAVDTWKEQVRRFPDGDRMARALYRIADTQFGLGDFAAARQSYRRLQQHDADGAHAADAAFGLANCAYNLGEDDAAIEAFERFVADFPRDPRVADAELGVQSAYYRSGRDMNEYLARNPDSAMAADLLWNEGQDAFAAGDYASAAASFERVTLDHPDSESAVQALFYLAESYYRLDQNEPALAGFRNFVLTHPDHDLAELARFRAGTVLYRLERFGEAAHEYEALRDAFPGGEYAPLALFNGAVCYQQIEDWTSAIATYREFLGNYPDHDKAQGLWLEVAALHQDELGAWDEAIETYETALAAGHGSESEIRYRQGECHLKADRIDRAIDSFAQAASGGGDDPFAIAGLAEMGELHEDRGEWQAALSAYERILTKATNPEWTAMAQTRVEALQQMQAAGR, from the coding sequence ATGAACCGCGCCGCCCTCGTGTTCACGTTCCTTCTCACGGTGCTGCTCCCGGTGGTCGCCGTGGCCGACACCGAGCAGCGGGTTCCCTCGGAGGACGGCCTGTGGGAGTCCGCCGGCGAAGCCTTCGCCACTGGCAAGGACAAGTCGGCCGCAATGGCCCAGTACCGGCTCTTCGTCGACACCTACGGCAAGAGCGATCGAGCGGCCCGCGCGCAGTACATGCTCGGCGAGTGCTACTTCGCGGCCGGTGACTTCGAAGGGGCTCTTCGCGAGTACCGCAAGGTCGAGGACCGGCGTGGTCGGGACGACGTTATGAAGGCCGCCGTGTTGCTCCGCACCGCCGAGTGCCACTTCAACCTGGGACGCTTCGACGACGCGATCACCAGCTACCAGATGCTTCTCGACGACTACGAGGACAGCTTCCTCGTGGGCGAGGCCCTCTACGAGAGCGGTCTGGCGTACATCGCCGACGGAAACTGGCTGAAGCTCGAAGCGGCCTATCGAGAACTCCTCGAGACCCGGCCCGGGTACGAGCAGCGACCCCAGGTGAAGTTCGCCCTGGGTCTGTTCGCCTACCACGACGGGGACTTCGACCGCGCGCTCGAGTACTTCTCCGGCGTGCCGAGCGACCGGGGCCGGCTGTACTGGGGGCGGACGCTCGAGGAGATGGGTCAGTACATCCTGGCCATCCAGCGCTACCGGCAGGTCCTGCGCGAGCACCCCGAGAGTCCGCTGGTGGACGACGCGGCGTTCAGCATCGCCGAAGCCTTCTATCGGTCGGGTCAGAACTCGGTGGCCGTGCGCAGCTACCGGGGCTTCATCGAGGACCACCCCGACAGTCCCTTCGTTCCGAACGCCCGCTACAAGCTCGCGTGCGTGACCTACCGGTCGGGAGAGTACGACGAGAGCATCCGACAGCTCGAGGAAGTGGCGCGGGCCTTCCCCGACGATCTCGTGAGTGCCTACTCGCGCTACCTGATCGGCGATTGTCACATGCAGCTCGGTCGCAGCGCCGAGGCGATCTTCTCGTGGACCGACGTGGTCAAGCGCTTCGGACAGACCAAGGTCGCCTCGGCGGCCATGCACAAGATCGTCTACGCCTACGCCGAGGACGAGAACTTCGGCCAGGCCACGATCCTGGCCGACGAGTTCCTGCGGCGCTTTCCCGGCGACCCGCTGGCCGCACGGGTCCGGGTTCTGCAGGGCTTTGCACATCTCGAGCTCGGTGACCGCAAATCCGCAATCCGTTCGTTCCAGAACGTTCTCGACAAGCACGTGAACACCGACGTGGCAGAGCGGGCGCTCTTCCTCTCGGCACTGGCCTACCAGCAGGGGAGCCAGCCGGATCGTCTGATCACCAACTACAAGTTCATCGCGCAGAAGCTTCTGCCCACGCCGAGCCACTGGCGGGCCCGGACCTACTACCTGCTCGGCGAGGCCTACTACGAGCAGGGGCTCTATCGCGATTCCGCACAGATGTACCGTCTCGTCCTGAGCGGTTACCCGAAGAGCAACGTGGCCGCGTCGTCGTTGCAGGGTCTGGTGGCGAGCTACAGCCAGATCGGTGAGTACGACCTGGCCCTGGAGGAGCAGGAGCGATTCCTGCGGGCCCTGGCCAATGCGGACACCGAACAGGGAACGAACGCGCTGGCCGTGGGCTCGATCCACTTCAATCGGCGGGAATACGAGGACGCACTGCGGGAGTACCAGGAGTTCCTCGAGCGAAATCCAGACGCACCCGAGGCCGAGGTCGCCCTCGCCAACGCGGCGGACTGCTACTACCGGCTGCAGTACTACGAGCAGGCTGTCGACACCTGGAAGGAGCAGGTCCGCCGATTCCCCGACGGGGATCGTATGGCCCGGGCTCTGTACCGGATCGCCGATACGCAGTTCGGTCTGGGGGACTTCGCCGCCGCCCGTCAGAGCTATCGTCGTCTGCAGCAGCACGACGCCGACGGAGCGCACGCCGCCGACGCGGCCTTCGGCCTGGCCAACTGCGCCTACAACCTGGGCGAGGACGACGCGGCGATCGAGGCCTTCGAGCGCTTCGTGGCCGACTTCCCTCGGGATCCGCGCGTGGCCGACGCCGAGCTGGGCGTACAGTCGGCCTACTACCGCAGTGGCCGCGACATGAACGAGTATCTCGCGCGCAATCCCGACAGCGCAATGGCCGCCGATCTCCTGTGGAACGAAGGCCAGGACGCTTTCGCGGCCGGCGACTACGCGAGCGCGGCAGCGTCCTTCGAGCGCGTCACGCTCGACCACCCCGACAGCGAGAGTGCGGTGCAGGCGTTGTTCTATCTGGCCGAGAGCTACTACCGTCTCGATCAGAACGAACCGGCGCTGGCCGGGTTCCGGAACTTCGTGCTCACGCACCCCGACCACGACCTCGCCGAGTTGGCCCGGTTCCGCGCCGGGACCGTGCTGTACCGCCTCGAGCGTTTCGGTGAGGCGGCGCACGAGTACGAGGCTCTCCGCGATGCCTTCCCGGGTGGCGAGTACGCTCCGTTGGCTCTGTTCAACGGCGCGGTCTGCTACCAGCAGATCGAGGACTGGACCTCCGCGATCGCCACCTACCGTGAGTTCCTCGGCAACTACCCCGACCACGACAAGGCCCAGGGCCTGTGGCTCGAGGTCGCCGCGCTGCATCAGGACGAACTCGGGGCGTGGGACGAGGCGATCGAGACCTACGAGACGGCCCTCGCCGCCGGTCACGGCAGCGAGAGCGAGATCCGCTACCGCCAGGGCGAATGTCACCTGAAAGCGGACCGGATCGACCGGGCCATCGACAGCTTCGCGCAAGCCGCCTCGGGTGGAGGTGACGATCCCTTCGCGATCGCCGGCCTGGCCGAGATGGGCGAGCTGCACGAGGACCGCGGCGAGTGGCAGGCCGCTCTGTCCGCCTACGAGCGGATCCTCACGAAGGCCACGAATCCGGAGTGGACGGCCATGGCGCAGACCCGCGTCGAGGCCCTCCAGCAGATGCAGGCGGCCGGTCGCTGA
- a CDS encoding biopolymer transporter ExbD, producing the protein MGMRKRRGPREESKTDVIPVINVSLVVVLTLMIISPKLDQGAVDVNLPTARAVENEDENKIEISCTLDPETDRIDEIYFSDVPIALAEVQPLMEDLLLETPTAIAVVRADQDLPYGEVEKVIAEIEKAKPREISLATSPEDENEGGSP; encoded by the coding sequence ATGGGTATGCGAAAGCGCCGCGGCCCCCGTGAAGAGTCGAAGACCGACGTGATCCCGGTGATCAACGTCTCGCTGGTCGTCGTCCTCACGCTCATGATCATCTCCCCGAAGCTCGACCAGGGAGCCGTCGACGTGAACCTCCCCACGGCGCGGGCGGTCGAGAACGAGGACGAGAACAAGATCGAGATCTCCTGCACGCTCGATCCCGAGACGGATCGCATCGACGAGATCTATTTCTCGGACGTGCCGATCGCGCTCGCCGAGGTGCAGCCGCTGATGGAGGACCTGCTCCTCGAGACTCCGACCGCGATCGCCGTGGTGCGCGCCGACCAGGACCTGCCCTACGGCGAGGTCGAGAAGGTCATCGCCGAGATCGAAAAGGCGAAGCCGCGTGAGATCTCGCTGGCCACCTCGCCCGAAGACGAGAACGAGGGAGGCTCGCCATGA
- a CDS encoding biopolymer transporter ExbD, translated as MSRHAIGTDGITDANITPLADVTTTLIVVFLVTLPTLLWSGIEVQSKPVEKGNPTVVHQPASERVGLLTVAVHPDGIKVNDEPVALDQLEATLTQKLAAREKRTVVVVPDDRVRLGQVVTVLDIAKASGASDLALLNLQEGR; from the coding sequence ATGAGTAGGCACGCCATCGGTACCGACGGCATCACGGACGCGAACATCACGCCGTTGGCCGACGTGACGACCACTCTGATCGTGGTCTTCCTCGTCACGCTGCCCACGCTGCTGTGGAGCGGGATCGAGGTGCAGAGCAAGCCGGTGGAGAAGGGCAACCCCACCGTCGTGCACCAGCCCGCCAGCGAGCGCGTCGGATTGCTGACGGTGGCCGTGCACCCCGACGGCATCAAGGTCAACGACGAGCCCGTCGCCCTCGATCAGCTCGAGGCCACGCTCACGCAGAAGCTGGCCGCGCGCGAGAAGCGTACGGTGGTCGTGGTACCCGACGACCGGGTCCGCCTTGGCCAGGTCGTGACGGTGCTGGACATCGCCAAGGCGAGTGGCGCGAGCGACCTCGCCCTGCTCAACCTGCAGGAGGGTCGCTGA
- a CDS encoding MotA/TolQ/ExbB proton channel family protein, whose translation MFGDMSIVDLFIASPTMLVLLVCSIVTLGFALERALYFAQSRANSRDLLKKIANKIQAANLAGAVDVAKKDKSAAGRVLAQGLAHAGLGRTQLTERMNTAIEVEQVEMERNLGVLGTMSNIAPLLGLFGTVVGIIRAFAAIARTGSGGSQVVAMGVSEALMTTAAGIIVAVIATVCFNVFVRKIRTRVVDLEDAREELLVHLAAAAGNTRRSAPRSTSNSTTPSQQEPVPAGFLS comes from the coding sequence ATGTTCGGTGACATGTCCATCGTCGACCTCTTCATCGCGTCGCCCACGATGCTGGTGTTGCTGGTCTGCTCGATCGTGACCCTGGGCTTCGCCCTCGAGCGGGCCCTCTACTTCGCGCAGAGCCGCGCGAACAGTCGTGATCTCCTGAAGAAGATCGCGAACAAGATCCAGGCGGCCAACCTGGCCGGTGCCGTGGACGTGGCGAAGAAGGACAAGAGCGCCGCCGGCCGCGTCCTCGCCCAGGGCCTGGCCCACGCCGGCCTCGGGCGTACCCAGCTCACCGAGCGGATGAACACCGCGATCGAGGTCGAGCAGGTCGAGATGGAACGCAACCTAGGCGTGCTCGGGACGATGTCGAACATCGCTCCGCTGCTGGGTCTGTTCGGGACCGTGGTCGGGATCATCCGCGCCTTCGCCGCGATCGCGCGCACGGGCAGCGGGGGGAGCCAGGTCGTCGCCATGGGCGTGTCCGAGGCGCTCATGACCACCGCGGCCGGGATCATCGTCGCGGTCATCGCCACCGTCTGCTTCAACGTCTTCGTCCGCAAGATCCGCACGCGTGTGGTCGATCTCGAGGACGCGCGCGAGGAGCTGCTGGTGCATCTGGCCGCCGCCGCCGGCAACACGCGCCGGTCCGCACCCCGATCGACCTCGAACTCCACGACGCCGTCGCAGCAGGAGCCGGTTCCGGCCGGGTTCCTGAGCTGA